A portion of the Mus pahari chromosome 17, PAHARI_EIJ_v1.1, whole genome shotgun sequence genome contains these proteins:
- the Slc39a4 gene encoding zinc transporter ZIP4: protein MLPKLVTQGLVLALLVGTAAVARAGKLLSLLTSGQGALDRLELDGLLNTLVARVHCTDGPCEKCLSVENVLALGKPDKPQPAPESVLESRYIVYFSAAAALYLNDPENTCKDIQAGLLASHVDNYLATLESPEAMTLGLSQLLQKIEAHTASQPTGEKTCVDLPQLLEEAEAAGVSRSAGLVLTALLDHVINGSCFQGLPSPQYFVDFVFRLHSSDPPNITLHELENLMHHLGVGGEDHSDHDHGDHSDHDDHGDHGDHSHRDSELHTPHNSSSSVWDTLCLSAKDVMAVYGLSEQAGVSPQAWAQLTPALVQQQLSGACSPYPTIRIQDQLSETERYLYGSLATLLICLCAVFGLLLLTCAKCSTATHYIMQTFLSLAVGALTGDALLHLIPKVLGLHTHSGEGHTHEEEVGVGGQATWRLLAVLGGFYIFFLFESFFNLLLPRDQDSEKDGPCSHGGHSHGISLQLAPSNLRQSKQTHESSRSDLVAEETPELLNPETQRLRAELRLLPYLITLGDAVHNFADGLAVGAAFSSSWKTGLATSLAVFCHELPHELGDFAALLHAGLSVKRALLLNLASALTAFIGLYVALAVGVGEEGEAWILAVATGLFLYVALCDMLPAMMNVRDQRPWLLFLLHNVGLLGGWTVLLLLSLYEDNITF, encoded by the exons ATGCTCCCAAAGTTGGTCACACAGGGACTCGTGTTGGCTCTGCTGGTGGGCACGGCAGCAGTGGCCCGGGCCGGTAAGCTGCTCAGCCTGCTCACCTCGGGCCAGGGTGCTCTGGATCGCCTGGAACTGGACGGCCTGTTAAATACGCTGGTGGCCCGTGTGCACTGCACCGACGGGCCGTGTGAAAAG TGTCTGTCTGTGGAGAATGTCTTGGCTCTAGGCAAACCTGACAAGCCACAGCCCGCCCCAGAATCAGTCCTGGAGTCCAGATACATTGTTTACTTTAGTGCTGCTGCCGCCCTCTACCTTAACGACCCAGAGAACACATGCAAGGACATCCAAGCTGGCCTCTTGGCCTCCCATGTGGACAATTACCTGGCCACACTTGAGAGTCCAGAGGCCATGACCCTGGGTCTGAGCCAGCTACTGCAGAAGATTGAGGCCCACACTGCCAGCCAACCCACCGGGGAGAAG ACCTGTGTGGATCTTCCCCAACTActggaggaggctgaggcagcaggggTTTCCAGAAGCGCTGGCCTGGTCTTGACTGCCTTGCTGGATCATGTCATTAATGGGTCCTGCTTCCAAGGCCTGCCTAGCCCTCAGTACTTTGTGGACTTTGTGTTCAGGCTACACAGTAGTGACCCTCCCAATATCACGCTGCATG AACTGGAGAATTTGATGCATCACCttggggtgggtggagaggacCACAGTGATCATGATCATGGCGACCACAGTGACCATGATGACCACGGTGACCATGGTGACCACAGCCACCGAGACTCTGAGCTCCATACTCCCCACAACAGCAGCTCCAGTGTATGGGACACG CTGTGCCTGAGTGCCAAAGATGTAATGGCTGTATATGGGCTATCTGAACAGGCTGGGGTGAGCCCTCAGGCCTGGGCCCAACTGACCCCTGCCTTGGTCCAGCAGCAGCTAAGTGGAGCCTGCAGCCCCTACCCCACTATCCGTATTCAGGACCAGCTCAGTGAAACAGAGA GGTATCTCTATGGCTCTCTGGCCACCCTGCTCATCTGCCTCTGTGCTGTGTTCGGTCTTCTGCTGCTGACCTGTGCCAAATGCAGCACGGCCACCCACTACATTATGCAGACCTTCCTAAGCTTGGCTGTGGGCGCACTCACGGGTGATGCTCTTCTGCACCTGATACCCAAG GTGCTgggactgcacacacacagtggagaggGTCACACCCACGAGGAGGAGGTGGGCGTTGGTGGGCAGGCCACCTGGCGCCTGCTGGCTGTACTTGGAGGCTTCTACATCTTCTTCCTGTTTGAGAGCTTCTTCAACCTCTTGTTGCCCAGGGACCAG GATTCGGAGAAAGATGGGCCTTGTAGCCACGGTGGGCACAGCCATGGAATATCTCTGCAGCTGGCACCCAGCAATCTCCGGCAGTCCAAACAGACCCACGAAAGCTCTCGTTCAGACTTG GTGGCAGAGGAGACCCCGGAACTACTGAACCCAGAGACCCAGCGACTGAGAGCAG AGCTGAGACTGTTGCCCTATCTGATCACTCTGGGCGATGCGGTACACAACTTCGCTGACGGGCTCGCGGTGGGCGCCGCCTTCTCATCCTCGTGGAAGACTGGACTGGCCACCTCATTGGCGGTGTTCTGTCATGAGCTGCCCCACGAACTCG GGGACTTCGCTGCTCTGCTGCATGCCGGGCTGAGTGTGAAGCGTGCACTTTTGCTGAATCTGGCCTCAGCACTCACAGCATTCATTGGCCTCTACGTGGCTCTAGCAGTCGGAGTAGGCGAGGAGGGCGAGGCTTGGATTCTGGCGGTAGCCACCGGCCTCTTCCTTTATGTGGCGCTTTGTGACATG CTCCCAGCCATGATGAATGTGCGCGACCAGAGGCCCTGGCTTCTTTTCCTGCTCCACAACGTGGGTCTGCTGGGCGGCTGGACcgtcctgctgctgctgtcattgtACGAAGACAACATCACCTTCTGA